One part of the Rutidosis leptorrhynchoides isolate AG116_Rl617_1_P2 chromosome 1, CSIRO_AGI_Rlap_v1, whole genome shotgun sequence genome encodes these proteins:
- the LOC139881415 gene encoding putative glucose-6-phosphate 1-epimerase gives MLGITIYEHIFLYQIYIWSNQSKTMFKVLQSLLYMSVLVICMVHVETTTQKKSVEITKGINGLEKVILHGTYNSSVEVYLYGAHLTSWKNKQGEELIFVSSKAMFQPPKPIRGGIPIIFPQFSDLGSLPSHGFVRNRFWTIDNDQQNVTNGVFVDLLLKSTEEDLKIWPHRFEYRLRFTLSPIGDLILTSRIRNTDTDGNPFTFMSVYHTYFSVPDISKVEVEGLEKLDYLDNLKNRTRYTDQGDAITINSEFDKIYLSTPKKIAILDHKKKRKFVIQKDGLPDAVVWNPWEMKAKTMTDFAADEYKNMICVEAAAIEKPITLNPGEEWKARLQLSAVTLKLL, from the exons ATGCTTGGAATCACTATATATGAACACATCTTCCTGTATCAAATATATATTTGGTCAAATCAATCCAAAACTATGTTTAAAGTGTTACAGAGCTTGTTATATATGAGTGTACTTGTAATATGTATGGTACATGTTGAGACAACAACCCAAAAAAAATCAGTTGAGATCACTAAAGGCATCAATGGCCTTGAAAAAGTCATACTCCATGGAACTTATAACAGTAGTGTTGAg GTATATCTGTATGGAGCTCATTTGACATCTTGGAAAAATAAGCAAGGAGAAGAACTGATTTTTGTCAGTAGTAAG GCAATGTTTCAGCCTCCAAAACCGATACGTGGGGGCATTCCGATAATCTTTCCTCAA TTCTCAGATTTAGGCTCTCTTCCATCGCATGGATTTGTCAGAAACAGATTTTGGACTATAGACAACGATCAACAGAACGTCACCAATGGAGTTTTTGTTGATCTGTTACTTAAGTCTACTGAAGAGGATTTGAAGATATGGCCTCACAG GTTCGAGTATCGACTGAGGTTCACTCTGAGTCCTATAGGAGACTTAATCTTGACATCTCGGATTCGAAATACTGACACTGACGGAAATCCGTTTACGTTCATGTCTGTGTATCACACCTATTTCTCTGTTCCTGATATTAG TAAAGTTGAAGTGGAAGGCTTGGAGAAACTTGATTATCTAGACAACTTGAAGAATAGGACCAGATATACTGACCAAGGCGACGCAATAACCATCAACTCAGAG TTTGACAAGATATATCTTAGCACACCAAAAAAGATTGCAATTCTGGATCATAAAAAGAAACGAAAATTCGTCATTCAGAAAGATGGACTCCCTGATGCAG TGGTGTGGAATCCATGGGAAATGAAGGCCAAAACTATGACTGATTTTGCGGCCGATGAGTACAAAAACATGATTTGTGTAGAGGCGGCAGCAATTGAAAAGCCTATCACGTTGAACCCCGGAGAAGAATGGAAAGCAAGGCTTCAACTTTCGGCCGTTACTTTAAAGCTACTATAG